The Gemmatimonadota bacterium DH-78 region GCGTCTGGGGCCCGACGAGCGGCCCGGAGACCTGGGCGAACAGGAGGTGGCCCATGCGATCGGCGAGGATCTGGTGCGACTCGAGCGGATCAGTCGCCGCTTCGAGCTCATCGGTCGGGAGCCCGAACTCGCCCCCCTCCCGCTGCACGAGGTGGTCGGGGAGCTCGAGCGGTATCTCCAGGCCCGGCTCCCCCGCTTCGGGCGCGGGGTGGAGCTCAACGTCGACGTGCCCTCCGATCTGCCGGAGATCCAGGGCAATGCCGTGCTGCTCACCTGGGCACTGGAGAACGTCGTGAAGAATGCGATCGACGCCCTCGCCGGCCGCGACGGCGAGATCGACATCCGGGCGTTCGAGGGCGAGCGCGACCGGGTGCACCTGCAGATCCGCGACACCGGACCCGGGGTGCCGCCGGAGGTTCGCGACCGCATCTTCGAGCCCGGCGTCACCACCAAATCGGGTGGTTGGGGCGTCGGCCTGGCGCTTTCGCGGCGAATCGTGGAAGGGGTGCACCGGGGGCGCATCGAGCTCTTGGACGAGCGACCCTGGGGGGCGACCTTTGAGATCCGCCTCCCGCGGGCTCCCGGCTGACGGCGCCTCCGGCGCGGTTCGCTTCCTTTCGCACCACCTCCGCCCCATCGCCGTGCCCCGATCCTCCGTGTCCGAGCTTCTCGACAGTCTCAATCCCGAACAACGCGTCGCCGCCGAGCACTTCGAGGGGCCCTCTCTGGTGCTGGCGGGGGCGGGATCCGGCAAGACCCGGGTGCTCACGACCCGGATCGCACATCTGGTGCAGGAGCACGGGGTGCCGCCGGAGCGGATCCTCGCCGTCACCTTCACCAACAAGGCCGCGGGCGAGATGCGGGAGCGCATCGGCGGTCTGCTGGGAGGGGAGCCGCGCGGCATGTGGGTCGGCACCTTCCACGCCCTCGGCGTGAGGATCCTGCGGCGGCACGCCCCGCGGCTCGGGTGGGAGCGCACCTTCACCATCTTCGACGCCGAGCAGTCGCTGCGGCAGGTGAAGCGCACCCTCGAGTCGCTCGATTTCGACCCCAAGCGATTCAACCCGAAGGGGGTGCGATCGATGATGTCGGGGGCGAAGAACCAGCTCGTCACCCCCGGGCAGTTCCAGCAGGAGCACGGCGAGGGCTTCGATCTCTTCGCCCGCGCGGTGGCCAAGGTGTATCCGGCTTACCAGACGGCGCTCAAGGATCAGAACGCCATGGACTTCGACGATTTGCTCGTGAAACCGGTCGAACTCTTGCAGAACGACCAGACGGTGCTCGACGAGTATCGCCGGCGCTTCGCCTTCCTGCTCGTGGACGAGTACCAGGACACCAACCACGCCCAGTTCAGGTTCCTGCAGCTTCTGGCCGCGGAGCACGGCAATCTGATGGTGGTGGGTGACGACGACCAGTCGATCTACGGATGGCGGGGCGCCGACCTCCGCAACATCCTCGACTTCGAGAGCACCTGGCCCGGTTCCATGGTGGTGCGGCTCGAGCGCAACTACCGGTCGACGGCCGTCATTCTGGAGGCCGCGAACCAGGTGATCGCCGAAAACGTCAACCGGAAGGGCAAGACCCTCCGGACCGATCGGGAGGGGGGCGAGAAGATCGGCGTGGTGGAGTGCTTCGACGAGAACGACGAGGCCCGGGTCGTGGTCGACGAGATCAAGGCCCGCTATCAGAACGGTCCCGCCCTCCACAACTACCGCGATTTCGCGGTGCTCTACCGCACGAATGCGCAGTCGCGCGCGCTCGAAGACGCCTTCCGGCGCTCCGGAGTCCCCTATCAGATCGTGGGCGGGGTTCGCTTCTACGAGCGGCGCGAGATCCAGGATGTGATGGGGTATCTGCGCCTGGTCTCGAATCCCCTCGACGAGGACGCCTTTCTGCGGGTCGTGAACTACCCGCGTCGCGGCATCGGCAACACCACCGTGGCCCGGCTGCGGGAGGCCGCCGCCGCGGAGGGGGCCGGCCTGCTCGAAGCGGCGTCGAGGGCGACTACCCTGCCGAACGTTCCGACCGGGGGTGCCCGCCAGCTCGAGGCCTTCGCCGAGCTCGTCTCCACCTGGTCGGCGCGTGCGGCGACTACCCGGGTCGGCCCGCTGCTCGAGGCGCTGGTCGACGAGCTGGGGCTCTACAAGGCCCTCGAAGACGAGGGGCCCGAGGGCGAGGACCGCATCGACAACGTGAAGGAGCTCATCGCGGGCGCCCTCGACTTCAATGCGGAGCTGCTCGACGAGCTCGATCCGGAGGAGATCGACGCCTTCAGCGAACTCGACCTCTTCCTGCAGCGGGTCGCTCTCGTGGCCGATGTGGATCGCCTCGACGGGGATGTCGATTCGGTCACCATGATGACGCTCCACAACGCG contains the following coding sequences:
- a CDS encoding UvrD-helicase domain-containing protein, with the translated sequence MPRSSVSELLDSLNPEQRVAAEHFEGPSLVLAGAGSGKTRVLTTRIAHLVQEHGVPPERILAVTFTNKAAGEMRERIGGLLGGEPRGMWVGTFHALGVRILRRHAPRLGWERTFTIFDAEQSLRQVKRTLESLDFDPKRFNPKGVRSMMSGAKNQLVTPGQFQQEHGEGFDLFARAVAKVYPAYQTALKDQNAMDFDDLLVKPVELLQNDQTVLDEYRRRFAFLLVDEYQDTNHAQFRFLQLLAAEHGNLMVVGDDDQSIYGWRGADLRNILDFESTWPGSMVVRLERNYRSTAVILEAANQVIAENVNRKGKTLRTDREGGEKIGVVECFDENDEARVVVDEIKARYQNGPALHNYRDFAVLYRTNAQSRALEDAFRRSGVPYQIVGGVRFYERREIQDVMGYLRLVSNPLDEDAFLRVVNYPRRGIGNTTVARLREAAAAEGAGLLEAASRATTLPNVPTGGARQLEAFAELVSTWSARAATTRVGPLLEALVDELGLYKALEDEGPEGEDRIDNVKELIAGALDFNAELLDELDPEEIDAFSELDLFLQRVALVADVDRLDGDVDSVTMMTLHNAKGLEFPVVFITGLEDGLFPLSRAYDEPATMEEERRLFYVGVTRARDTLILCHARQRRRAGEYMYGRLSPFAESIPEALLVPRVSPRLESNHRRSSTPHRSRPRFEAEKAGSGFVSEETFDTPINQDAPRYVKGERVLHATFGSGTVKEVTGFGKDTKVTVDFDDVGRKRLLVRYANLEKDWTM